The proteins below come from a single Microtus ochrogaster isolate Prairie Vole_2 chromosome 8, MicOch1.0, whole genome shotgun sequence genomic window:
- the Ascl2 gene encoding achaete-scute homolog 2 codes for MDGCALPRLMPASPGVAGTCAARRRPTSPELLRCSRRRRSGTTEAGGGSAAVARRNERERNRVKLVNLGFQALRQHVPHGGASKKLSKVETLRSAVEYIRALQRLLAEHDAVRAALAGGLLTPATRPSAAHRRGSSEPGSPRSAYSSEDSGCEGELSPVERELLDFSSWLGGY; via the exons ATGGACGGCTGCGCGCTGCCCCGACTCATGCCCGCCTCGCCTGGAGTCGCTGGAACCTGCGCTGCTCGGCGGAGACCCACATCCCCGGAACTGCTGCGCTGCAGCCGCAGGCGGCGATCTGGCACAACCGAGGCTGGGGGCGGCTCGGCGGCCGTGGCACGCCGCAACGAGCGCGAACGCAACCGCGTGAAGCTGGTAAACTTGGGCTTCCAGGCGCTGCGGCAGCACGTGCCACACGGCGGCGCCAGCAAGAAGCTGAGTAAAGTGGAGACGCTGCGCTCCGCCGTAGAATATATTCGTGCGCTGCAGCGGCTGCTTGCAGAGCACGACGCGGTGCGCGCCGCGCTTGCCGGAGGGCTGCTAACACCGGCCACTCGGCCCTCGGCCGCCC ACCGCCGGGGCAGCTCGGAGCCTGGCTCCCCGCGCTCCGCCTACTCGTCGGAGGACAGTGGCTGCGAGGGAGAGCTGAGTCCCGTGGAGCGCGAGCTGCTTGACTTTTCCAGCTGGTTAGGGGGCTACTGA